A genomic stretch from Limanda limanda chromosome 11, fLimLim1.1, whole genome shotgun sequence includes:
- the LOC133013873 gene encoding C-type lectin domain family 17, member A-like, producing the protein MEEELNYATVVFKNGGSPQKVKAAGGTVAAGGAAAGGAAAAHSRHFVLLLVCLGILCVLLIACIGVIIYIFGVMKAQEAVAENVIHLEKENVIHLEKENHRLMMEKEILANEKEILANKTDLLTRDRDDLNRTLRVIMTFQNFQVNTFCPDKKCQPCRESWIPFQDHCYLFYEQPPRWKTWTQARTICQKYVSDLLVVDSLQEQEFINKHTKYYYTSDHAYWMGLLKNEDNMWIWIDGRNETLGFWIQERVKNSGAYAMTFPGHNATASWGPSWHGFQLKFICEHEALIRTPVKTGTKLLHILLLLVTAAFGIICVVLVSVAIVLRNESVRLSLLSTAL; encoded by the exons ATGGAGGAAGAACTCAATTATGCTACTGTGGTTTTCAAAAACGGTGGTAGTCCTCAGAAAG TCAAAGCAGCTGGAGGAACAgtagcagcaggaggagcagcagctggaggagcagcagcggcacACTCCCGGCACTTtgtcctgctgctggtgtgtttgGGGATTCTCTGCGTCCTGCTCATCGCGTGCATCGGCGTCATCATCTACA TCTTCGGGGTCATGAAGGCCCAGGAAGCTGTCGCAGAAAACGTCATCCACCTCGAAAAGGAAAACGTCATCCACCTCGAGAAGGAAAATCACAGGCTGATGATGGAGAAAGAAATCTTAGCGAACGAGAAAGAAATCTTAGCGAACAAGACCGACTTGCTGACCCGAGACAGAGATGATCTCAACAGGACGCTCAGAGTCATCATGACGTTCCAAAACTTCCAGGTCAATACATTCTGCCCAGACAAAA AGTGTCAGCCATGCCGGGAGAGTTGGATCCCGTTCCAGGATCACTGCTACCTGTTTTATGAGCAACCCCCTCGTTGGAAGACATGGACGCAAGCACGAACAATTTGTCAAAAGTATGTCTCAGACCTGCTTGTTGTCGATAGTTTACAAGAGCAG GAATTCATCAATAAGCACACCAAGTACTACTACACCAGTGATCATGCATACTGGATGGGATTGCTTAAAAATGAGGACAACATGTGGATCTGGATTGATGGACGCAATGAGACTTTGGG GTTCTGGATTCAGGAGAGAGTCAAAAACTCTGGTGCATATGCGATGACATTTCCTGGGCATAATGCGACAGCCAGCTGGGGCCCATCATGGCATGGATTTCAGCTCAAATTCATCTGTGAGCATGAAGCCCTCATCAGGACTCCAGTCA AAACAGGGACGAAACTTCTGCACATTCTGCTGCTCCTGGTGACAGCAGCGTTTGGGATCATCTGCGTCGTCCTGGTGTCGGTTGCCATCGTCCTCAGAAATGagtccgtccgtctgtccctGCTCTCCACTGCACTTTGA
- the LOC133013874 gene encoding C-type lectin domain family 12 member B-like, giving the protein MKAQEAVAENVIQLEKENYQLMMEKEILANETDVLTRDRDDLNRTLGVIMTFKNVPVNKFCPDKTCQPCRESWIPFQDHCYLFYDQPPRWKTWTKARTICRNNVADLLVVDSLQEQEFINKHTKYYFDKNHAYWMGLRQNGDKKWIWLDGRNETLGYWIQERVKNTGSCAMTFPGHNATASRGPSGCIMENKLICEHEALIRTPVKTGTKLLHTLLLLVTAAFGIICIVLVSVAIVLRTTSLSSERHMQNAAAQNLQLRQEKNDLERRSKELSRERDGLNWTMEVILQYQTFPVATHCPEKGTG; this is encoded by the exons ATGAAGGCCCAGGAAGCTGTCGCAGAAAACGTCATCCAGCTCGAGAAGGAAAATTACCAGCTGATGATGGAGAAAGAAATCTTAGCGAACGAGACCGACGTGCTGACCCGAGACAGAGATGATCTCAACAGGACGCTCGGAGTCATCATGACGTTCAAAAATGTCCCAGTCAATAAATTCTGCCCGGACAAAA CGTGTCAGCCATGCCGGGAGAGTTGGATCCCGTTCCAGGATCACTGCTACCTGTTTTATGACCAACCCCCTCGTTGGAAGACATGGACAAAGGCACGAACAATTTGTCGAAACAATGTTGCAGACCTGCTTGTTGTCGACAGTTTACAAGAGCAG GAATTCATCAATAAGCACACCAAGTACTACTTCGACAAGAATCATGCATATTGGATGGGATTGCGTCAAAATGGGGACAAGAAGTGGATCTGGCTTGATGGACGCAATGAGACTTTGGG GTACTGGATTCAGGAGAGAGTCAAAAACACTGGTAGCTGTGCGATGACATTCCCTGGGCATAATGCGACAGCCAGCCGGGGCCCATCAGGGTGTATAATGGAGAACAAACTCATCTGTGAGCATGAAGCCCTCATCAGGACTCCAGTCA aAACAGGGACGAAACTTCTGcacactctgctgctcctggTGACAGCAGCGTTTGGGATCATCTGCATCGTCCTGGTGTCGGTCGCCATCGTCCTCAGAA cgaCATCCCTCTCGTCAGAGCGACACATGCAAAATGCAGCAGCTCAGAATCTGCAGCTGCGGCAGGAGAAGAACGACTTGGAGAGACGGAGCAAGgagctgagcagagagagagacggactcAACTGGACCATGGAGGTCATCCTCCAGTACCAAACCTTCCCAGTGGCAACCCACTGCCCGGAGAAAG GTACTGGATAG